Proteins from one Triticum aestivum cultivar Chinese Spring chromosome 7A, IWGSC CS RefSeq v2.1, whole genome shotgun sequence genomic window:
- the LOC123153449 gene encoding uncharacterized protein, which yields MVWLLDDVYDTKHRAYMMREKEMKLEPLKIRYHGVSGPAMPYDERYTPYIKQAGLLSWIQLAEADVEEGEEKKKKERKAAGAAFTWIQTHFVTCPPDAIDDVIQTHARVYMWYVVSRTLFPDSTGKNAPWMWLKALTVFDSKWSWGSTTLAYLYRQLDDACCRITGSAGIGGNMLLLFVWSWERLPVGRPKSVRFNPWYEDEDDELRRPTWAYKWDVVSEMTNDVNLMYQKYVTELDTITPEQPHPPEWVDTDKALHSPLAFDNYIRWLLENTRVEICPPAYNEDILEEPVKFENLSKGKYNRDVRVGHGVPAVPVINYVLDDDMTLADAQLRSPYVFKPRQPRRRYTPNDFVNRGNPKLNCSVFVFAKMESVSAVWQLTALQRLTVRRCTVLCSAQHLGAAPHSAAPVS from the exons atggtttggcttctcgacgatgtctacgacacgaaacaccgggcctacatgatgcgcgagaaggagatg aagcttgaacctttgaagattcggtatcacggggtctctggtcctgccatgccttacgatgagcggtacacaccgtacatcaagcaggcaggactactctcgtggattcagttg gctgaggctgatgtagaggagggagaagagaagaagaagaaggaaaggaaagcagccggagctgctttcacgtggattcaaacTCACTTTGTGACGTGCCCTCCGGATGCCATTGATGACGTtatccagacacatgctcgtgtctacatgtggtatgttgtgtcgaggactttgtttcctgactccactggcaagaacgctccatggatgtggctgaaggcgttgaccgtcttcgatagcaaatggagctggggttcaacgactcttgcctacttgtaccgacag ctggacgatgcgtgttgcaggatcacaggtagtgcaggcattggtggtaatatgcttctactttttgtatggagctgggagcgtctgcctgttggacgcccgaagagcgtcaggtttaatccttggtatgaagatgaagatgacgaattacggcgccccacttgggcttacaagtgggatgtggtttccgagatgacgaacgatgtcaatctcatgtaccagAAGTACGTTaccgagttggacacgattacgcctgagcag cctcacccgccggaATGGGTGGATACggacaaagcacttcatag TCcacttgcttttgataactacatacgatggcttcttgaaaatactcgagttgagatatgcccgccggcatataatgaggatattcttgaagaacccgtaAAATTTGAGAATCTAtcaaaggggaagtacaacagagatgtcaggGTAGGGCATGGAGTccctgctgttccggtgattaactatgtg cttgatgatgacatgactttggcggaCGCTCAACTTCGGTCCCCAtatgtgttcaagcctaggcagcccagacgCCGGTACACACCCAACGACTTTGTcaacagaggcaacccaaag TTGAATTGTTCAGTATTTGTATTTGCCAAAATGGAATCTGTTTCTGCAGTTTGGCAATTAACAGCACTGCAGCGCCTGACAGTCAGGCGCTGCACTGTACTATGCAGCGCCCAACACCTAGGCGCTGCACCTCACAGTGCAGCGCCCGTCTCATAG